One Leopardus geoffroyi isolate Oge1 chromosome E1, O.geoffroyi_Oge1_pat1.0, whole genome shotgun sequence genomic window, CCCTGCCCGTGTGGAAGGCAGAGGCCTTGCCTTGGGGTGAAGTCAATGGCCCGTGGTGTATGGACGGATAGGGCAGGACTGATCTGGTTAGCCTCTCTGATAAAGTGaggttttactttgttttgtttttagtttatgtattttgagagagacctagagcacaagcacaggagggacagaaagagagagggagagagagagagaaccccaggcagactctgctgtcagcacacagccccatgtggggctcgaactcatgaaccatgagatcatgacccgagccaagatcaagagtcggacactgaaccaactgagccacccaggtgccctaaagtgAGTTTTAAGAAGgactggaaagaggaaaaaggaagtctGGGCAAGCAGGCGGGTGGAGAGGGAGATAATAACACCTTGGAAACATGGTCTGAGTAGCCCTTCTAAcacctctgtcctctgccccctGTGACCTCTGTCGCCATCAGTCAACCTCCTGACCACAGTGGCCTTGGCCCGGCTGGCCGCCAGGACCAGGAAGCCCTCCTACTACTACCTTCTGGCGCTCACAGTCTCGGATATCGTCACCCAGGTGGTCATCGTGTTCGTGGGTTTCCTCCTGCAGGGCGCCGTGCTGGCCCGGGAGGTGCCCCGGGCTGTGGTGCGCACGGCCAACATCCTGGAGTTTGCTGCCAACCATGCCTCCGTCTGGATTGCTGTCCTGCTCACGGTCGACCGGTACAGCGCCCTGTGCCATCCCCTGCACCACCGGGCCGCCTCATCCCCAGGCCGGACCCGCCGAGCCATCGTCGCTGTCCTCGGTGCTGCCCTGCTGACCGGCATCCCCTTCTACTGGTGGCTGGATGTGTGGAGGGACGCGGACCCCCCCAGCATGATGGATGAGGCCCTCAAGTGGGCTCACTGTCTCATCGTCTACTTCATCCCTTGTGGCGTTTTCCTGGTCACCAACTCGGCCATCATCTGCCGGCTGCGGAGGAGGAGCCAGAGTGGGCTGCGGCCCCGGGTGGGCAAGGGTACAGCTATCCTCCTGGGCGTCACCACGCTCTTCACCCTCCTTTGGGCACCCCGGATCTTTGTCATGCTCTACCACCTGTATGTGGCCCCTGTCCACCGGGACTGGAGGGTCCACCTGGCCTTGGACGTGGCCAACATGGCGGCCATGCTCAACACAGCAGTCAACTTCAGCCTCTACTGCTTTGTCAGCAAGACTTTCCGGGCCACCATCCGAGAGGTCATCCATGATGCCCACCTGCCCTGCATCCTGGGGTCACAGCCAGAGGGCATGGTGGTGGAACCTGTGCTAAAGCCCCCGGGAATTCCCAAAGGGGCAGAATTGTAGAGGAGGGGCCCAGCCAGGGTGCTCAGGTGTGGCTCAGGGCCAGATATACTGCTGCCTTTGTGGTGTGCCCACAAAAGTGTGACACCCTACTTTGCAACTAGGGGTCGGGGAAAGGCTCCTTCCTGTGGGGGCGGCTCCCTGGGTGCAGCTCTCCCATTAGCTTCACCAGCAACTCCCACTTCTTGGGACAAGGAGAGGGCTCTGCCAGGCACAGGCTGATAGTGTCAGCTGCCTTGGCATTCCTTTGTAAGGGACATTTCACCAGGCACGTTATGAAGGCTAGATTGACATTGattggatgagtgaatgaaaggcaagatggatggatggatggatggatggatggatggatggacagacaggtaTGAATGGTTtccagccaccaccacccccacccctctcccccagagCCTATATCTCCCTCCCCGAGTCAATCACTACTCTGGCTTCCAGTGGCCAGGGTGGAAGGAAGTTATCTGCAGGATTCCAGCATATTCTGGCTGGGGGAACCGAACGTTTTGCTTGGGAAAGGGGATGATCTTAAAGCAGATTAGATGTCCCAGCCCTGGGGCGACAGAACCCCTTGAGTCTCAAGCATCCTGGTTGGATTCCACTTAACTCCCTGCCCTGGAGCCAGAATAGGTTCAGGGGCCCAGAATAGCCTAGGGTTTTCATTGTTGCTGATGAGAAAGGAAGTGCCCTCTCAGCctaggggcagggggatgggaagggaggaCCTAACCCATTCCACTTGGAGGACGGCCTCTTTCTCCAttatggggagggaggagatggcCCAGCGGATTGGGTCCCTGgggctctgcctgcccctcccagcctctcctgggCTCTGGGAAAGGCAGCTGGGAGAGATTAGCAGATGCACCTCCCACCTGCTCCAGGCTTTTGGGTAAACACATTAGCGGCTGCTTTCTGCTTTCTAGTCAGTCTGGCTGAGCTGACCTTTCCCCCGAATGGGAGGTCCAGGCTGGGGCCCACCAGCACTCAACCCCTTAGTGGCGTGGCCAAGGCGAAAGAGCCAGAAAtgcatgctatcagtgcagaataAATGCTCaactttccctctttcctcttctctccagaACAAGTGTCCAGGAGGGGACTCTCAGCCACACCCAAAGGGGAAAAAGGCAGGCTCTTCAGCTTTTATCCCTAATTCTAAACTTTATccgtaattctattttttaagtttatttatttacttttgagagagagagagcacacgtggggcaggggcagagggagagggagacacagaatccgaagcaggctccgggctctgagctgtcaacacagagcccgatgtggggctcgaactcacgaaccgcgagttcatgacctgagccgaagttggacgctccaccagccgagccccccaggcgccccaggcacaTTTGGTGGCAAAacctgacctgacctgacctgaTGCAGGGTGACGGGGTGTTGATGCCGGGGTTCCCTGCAGACTCTCTGGGGGTGTGGTTACACCCAACACAGAGGACAGACCACGCGTGATCTTTCTCTGTTCTGAAAAGTTCTGAATTCTGGTCCCTCTGAATTCTGACACCTCTGGTCCCACGAGAGATGAGTGGTCCTTCAGAGAGATGAGTGGGGACCCACAAGCTCCACCACTGCTGGCACAGCACGGTCCGGGCTGCTCCTGGGTGCCCGTGGGGCACCGAGGGCTCCCCCACAAGCGCACAGACTGGGGCCTCCTGTCTTGCTTAAGGAGGGGGGTGCAAATGCAGGTACCTCAGGGAAGAGCCGCTTCTGAAGGACGAGACAATGCCTCCCCAGCCCACTGGAGAGGTCACGTCTGCCCTACAGAACGAGGCACTGGGGGAAAAGGTGGCTTTTTGATGCATGGggaggctctgtgcaggcaggtGGAGCTTTGCACAGGTGGGGACTCGGAGCCACCAGAACCGGGGtgttaatatattgtttttaatgttcatttattttttttgagagagagagagagagagaacatgagcaagggaggggccaagagagagagacacacagaatctggagcaggctccaggctccgagctgtcagcacagagcccgatgcggggcttgaacccacggactgtgagattatgacctgagccgaagtcggacgctgaaccgactgagccacccaggcgccccaccagggTGTTCATATTCACACGACCCCAGGTGGACCCACGGGGAGGGGGGCAACATCAGTTTTTCCGAATGGCCCCTGAGTGGTAACCATCTTATAGACTGAGGAAGCGGGAGCAAGGGGAGGTTAAAGGATGCGGCTCAGGGCCCTCGGCTGGTGACGAGAGCGGCTGCGGGTTCCTGGTCCTGTTCCTGCTCCTCCCGGGTGCAGCAGATTAGGAGAAGGGCAGCGTCGGGGATGCTTTGCATCACATAACTTCTTGGTCCTGGACTTGCCAGATTTGGGACCCACTGTCATATTTTCCGAATAAGATGTATTAGACAACAGTCCCTTTTAACCACGTTTGTAACCTTTAGCAAAACCAAGAGCCCTTCGCCGAAATGTAAATGGAAGTATTATTACGCAGCTTCCTTTGTGCATCTTTATTATCAACTCTCACCGGCTCCTGGCAGGAGAACAAGACGGCAGTGGTGTGGTGCCCCCCCTTCTCTTCTTCGCCAACCCGTCAGCGGAAATACCTTCGTCTCCCGGAGTCAGGAGAGCACATGTGCTGCGGCCCAGGTTTCCTGGGTCCCCTTTGTCACTTCTGTGGCCAACAAAGCTTCCTGTCCTGTCTCCAAGGGCTCAGATGCTTGCACAGCCTTCCAGCATAGCCCACCATTCCCTGCTACCTGCACTCGCTCGCCGGGTTCTCCCACCTGGGTGTCAGCACCCGGGACTCCCGGGCACGCTcactcccccccagcccctgcgcTGCCTCTGCGGATTCATTTCCGGCACCCTGGAGCTTTCCCCTTGAGGGGCTCGACTGccctttcccctttttcctttcaTCCAAAAAAGGAGACCCGCTGGTTGGGTAAATGGGGCGCACGGCTGTCCTCGTCCTCCCGGGGTGGGGATTGggagcaaggagagaggcttctTGGAGGACCTGCTGTTTTCGGCaaccaggctggggaggggccccCCCAGAGAGCAAGACTTACTGAATTAAGCCTTGAGACCTTTGGTCGGCCAGGTTGTAGACGTGCCGGCAGGAACAAGGGATGGTCTGGGACAGGGGagtcttgggggtgggggctttcCCCATGCCTGCCTCCGTTGTCAAAGGTGAAGCTAGAGTTCCGGGAAGGAACATTTGCCTGTCGCTACGGACTCAGACAGCAGGGGGCGCTGCAAGACCGGCTGGATGGAAACCCTcaggcagggcttgaagtcaGATTTAGAGAAAGAGGCAAGATACTGCAAGGAAAGCGCGCCTGCCTTGGGGCCCAGAGCCAGCAAgga contains:
- the GPR142 gene encoding probable G-protein coupled receptor 142 isoform X1, which codes for MTLEGREAAGQPQATVGPPANGSGPSQELEGHWPEIPERSPCVAGVIPVIYYSILLGLGLPVNLLTTVALARLAARTRKPSYYYLLALTVSDIVTQVVIVFVGFLLQGAVLAREVPRAVVRTANILEFAANHASVWIAVLLTVDRYSALCHPLHHRAASSPGRTRRAIVAVLGAALLTGIPFYWWLDVWRDADPPSMMDEALKWAHCLIVYFIPCGVFLVTNSAIICRLRRRSQSGLRPRVGKGTAILLGVTTLFTLLWAPRIFVMLYHLYVAPVHRDWRVHLALDVANMAAMLNTAVNFSLYCFVSKTFRATIREVIHDAHLPCILGSQPEGMVVEPVLKPPGIPKGAEL
- the GPR142 gene encoding probable G-protein coupled receptor 142 isoform X2 — encoded protein: MAVGQARSWKAIGQKSRRGPHVWLVSSLSSTTASCWAWGCLGAVLAREVPRAVVRTANILEFAANHASVWIAVLLTVDRYSALCHPLHHRAASSPGRTRRAIVAVLGAALLTGIPFYWWLDVWRDADPPSMMDEALKWAHCLIVYFIPCGVFLVTNSAIICRLRRRSQSGLRPRVGKGTAILLGVTTLFTLLWAPRIFVMLYHLYVAPVHRDWRVHLALDVANMAAMLNTAVNFSLYCFVSKTFRATIREVIHDAHLPCILGSQPEGMVVEPVLKPPGIPKGAEL